One stretch of Paenibacillus sp. FSL R5-0341 DNA includes these proteins:
- a CDS encoding response regulator has product MMYNVMIVEDSKPILRNIKMLLETLSFPIRIAATATNGEEALAALKQEPIDLLLTDIRMPKMDGLSLIEQAKLANSELKVILISGYSDFEYTRKALNLKVFDYLLKPVEREALEEVMGRVIDQLDQQMSKDLLDLQEIIHPQCETALKQGEAFPPLFSQMMFIMNKQPFTAGHERWVQVELESIMQDFFTSHACRVYTSQTPYQIVAFVNKSALDLYSSVHECLESLRRHLLSHDYDAIIGGQLLFAESGNLPELYHRMSSIVSEQQRLKQGLALDTGNPVSMARSETGCLDSVLEAAFVQMVQARQKERFALKLSELLNRWAEENVHITEVERFIGLIVDTFAHLYEEQGSGIRLGLELRARQFAQAHSYDDFCRELTEWTGQCFDMLQSHVRKSKAILFEQIDDHVKLNKYSPLSINDIAMKFHVSPSYVSRVIKNATQITFVQYYTQLRIQEACRLMQCQPDMKFKEVSDLLSFSDQHYFSKVFKEYTGLSPTEYKQQLSGSKTQS; this is encoded by the coding sequence ATGATGTATAACGTTATGATCGTTGAGGATAGCAAACCGATATTACGTAATATTAAAATGCTCTTGGAGACGTTGAGCTTCCCGATTCGTATAGCTGCAACGGCAACGAATGGAGAAGAAGCCTTGGCAGCGTTAAAGCAGGAACCGATTGACCTGCTGTTGACCGATATCCGGATGCCGAAAATGGATGGCTTATCTCTGATTGAGCAAGCCAAGCTTGCCAACTCAGAGCTGAAGGTCATTCTGATTAGTGGTTATAGCGATTTTGAATACACAAGAAAAGCATTGAACCTGAAAGTATTTGACTATTTGCTAAAACCTGTGGAGCGAGAGGCACTCGAAGAGGTTATGGGTCGGGTAATTGACCAACTGGATCAACAGATGTCCAAGGACCTGCTGGATTTACAGGAAATCATTCATCCCCAATGTGAAACTGCACTGAAACAAGGGGAGGCGTTTCCGCCTTTATTCAGCCAGATGATGTTCATTATGAACAAACAGCCCTTCACCGCAGGACATGAACGATGGGTGCAGGTGGAGCTTGAGAGTATAATGCAGGATTTTTTTACATCCCATGCATGTCGAGTTTACACCAGTCAAACCCCGTATCAAATAGTCGCTTTCGTCAACAAGAGTGCACTCGATTTGTACTCTTCCGTACATGAATGTCTTGAATCGTTGCGTCGGCATCTGCTTTCACATGATTATGATGCCATAATCGGAGGACAACTGCTGTTCGCTGAATCTGGTAATCTGCCAGAACTCTATCACCGCATGTCGTCCATAGTGTCTGAGCAGCAAAGGTTGAAACAAGGATTAGCGCTGGATACCGGGAATCCGGTGTCGATGGCTAGATCCGAGACGGGCTGTCTGGATTCGGTGTTGGAAGCTGCTTTTGTACAGATGGTACAGGCTCGTCAGAAAGAGCGGTTTGCTCTTAAGTTATCCGAATTGCTGAATCGATGGGCGGAGGAAAATGTACATATCACCGAGGTGGAGCGGTTTATCGGGTTAATTGTAGACACGTTCGCTCATCTGTACGAGGAACAGGGGTCGGGGATTCGATTGGGTCTGGAGCTGCGGGCAAGACAATTCGCTCAGGCACATTCCTACGATGACTTTTGCCGGGAACTGACGGAATGGACGGGACAGTGCTTCGATATGCTGCAATCCCACGTTCGAAAAAGCAAGGCGATCTTGTTCGAGCAGATTGACGATCACGTAAAACTGAATAAATACTCTCCATTGTCGATCAACGACATTGCCATGAAATTTCACGTCAGCCCGTCGTATGTCAGCAGAGTGATCAAAAATGCAACGCAAATTACGTTTGTTCAGTATTACACCCAGCTTCGCATTCAGGAAGCTTGCAGACTGATGCAATGCCAACCGGACATGAAGTTCAAGGAAGTATCCGATCTGCTGTCGTTTAGTGATCAGCACTATTTCTCGAAGGTATTCAAGGAATATACGGGGCTAAGTCCTACGGAATATAAACAACAGCTGTCTGGCAGTAAGACCCAATCATAG
- a CDS encoding methyl-accepting chemotaxis protein, protein MSTRLIAAFLAVLIIPTALIGYFSYNSAKDQVQQKMTDPINTILTMTGQHINNLVGEKAALLNYIDSMYGSTLSQANNERVQVGIDQLSDTYPDILAITVGNDQGDVISSPTIEDATYDPRSTEWYANGESNNGSLYFSSIMKDSGSGKIYVEISKALSDDRGVASIKLDLERLANEISNVDVGGNGSLIVVDSNRTIAAWSGAIVKGGGGELGGALIEGIPVHPNTASSSEEPMAFSQFVRTDLAYDLEVYNGVNALTGWNVIALMGHEDFIAAAKPIMVSSLTVIAISVLIAVVIIFFILRSFIVPMQKLRKATRSVSEGNLSERVNLKTENEFGILANDFDQMTSSLQSVVAELHQTSSLLSHSSQMIQESTEQTTQSVQHVAETMQQTAESAIVGAENSEQTANAVEEMARGISTIAESASAIVDSAEETERAVANGGKTINQVGTQMEHILVAVEETSALINELSSLSAEANRMNEAIADISRQTNLLSLNASIEASRAGEHGKGFAVVAGEVRTLSMQSKQSADEIGATIGKMLDLIAKSTSLMNDKVRNQVGEGMRISQEASATISNIEQYTTHIVDQIQDISAVSEQLSASTEEVSATVAAMSHISKVSADSAQTTSAAAQEQMAAMEEISASSAQLSKTAENMQELVRRFKL, encoded by the coding sequence ATGAGCACCAGACTCATTGCAGCTTTCCTTGCGGTACTTATTATCCCGACTGCACTTATCGGATACTTTTCGTATAATAGTGCCAAAGATCAGGTACAACAAAAAATGACAGATCCCATCAATACCATTTTAACCATGACAGGGCAGCACATTAACAATCTGGTGGGGGAAAAAGCAGCATTATTGAATTATATCGATAGCATGTATGGCTCCACCCTCAGTCAGGCGAACAACGAAAGGGTACAAGTAGGAATCGACCAATTATCTGATACATATCCTGATATTCTGGCCATAACTGTGGGCAACGACCAAGGTGATGTTATATCATCTCCAACAATAGAAGATGCAACATATGATCCACGCAGCACAGAATGGTATGCCAATGGGGAAAGTAACAATGGATCACTCTATTTTTCAAGTATTATGAAGGATTCCGGATCCGGGAAGATTTATGTAGAGATCTCAAAAGCTCTGTCAGATGATCGAGGTGTGGCAAGTATTAAACTTGATCTGGAGCGATTAGCAAATGAAATATCGAATGTGGATGTAGGAGGCAATGGGAGTCTGATTGTGGTGGACTCCAATCGGACGATTGCGGCTTGGTCCGGTGCCATTGTAAAAGGTGGGGGAGGAGAGCTCGGCGGAGCACTCATTGAGGGAATTCCAGTTCATCCGAATACGGCTTCCAGTTCCGAAGAACCGATGGCGTTTTCCCAATTTGTCAGAACGGATCTGGCGTATGATCTTGAAGTGTATAACGGTGTTAATGCCTTGACAGGTTGGAATGTCATTGCTCTGATGGGCCATGAAGACTTTATTGCTGCTGCGAAGCCTATTATGGTATCGAGTCTAACCGTCATTGCTATCTCTGTATTGATTGCCGTTGTAATTATTTTCTTCATTTTGCGATCTTTTATCGTACCTATGCAAAAACTGAGAAAGGCAACTCGCAGTGTAAGCGAAGGGAATCTGTCTGAACGAGTGAATCTTAAAACCGAAAACGAATTTGGTATATTGGCAAATGATTTTGACCAAATGACCAGTTCTCTTCAATCGGTAGTTGCTGAACTTCATCAGACATCATCGTTGTTAAGCCACTCTTCCCAAATGATTCAGGAGAGTACTGAACAAACGACCCAATCGGTTCAACATGTAGCTGAAACCATGCAACAGACTGCCGAATCAGCTATTGTTGGGGCGGAAAATTCGGAACAGACAGCGAATGCAGTCGAAGAGATGGCCAGAGGTATCAGTACAATCGCAGAATCTGCGAGTGCGATTGTGGATTCGGCTGAAGAGACAGAGCGCGCTGTCGCTAATGGTGGAAAAACGATAAACCAGGTCGGAACACAAATGGAACATATTCTCGTAGCTGTTGAAGAAACCTCGGCATTGATTAACGAGCTGTCCAGTCTTTCGGCCGAAGCCAATCGAATGAATGAAGCAATTGCGGATATCTCTCGGCAAACCAATCTTCTGTCACTGAATGCTTCTATTGAAGCATCACGAGCAGGAGAACACGGAAAAGGTTTTGCTGTCGTTGCAGGTGAGGTACGTACGTTATCCATGCAATCCAAACAAAGTGCGGATGAAATTGGCGCTACGATTGGCAAAATGCTCGATCTGATTGCGAAATCGACATCCCTCATGAATGATAAAGTTCGTAATCAAGTTGGTGAGGGAATGCGGATCAGCCAAGAAGCTTCTGCAACCATATCCAACATTGAACAATATACAACGCATATCGTTGATCAAATTCAGGATATTTCCGCTGTCTCAGAACAGTTGTCAGCCAGTACGGAAGAAGTCTCGGCTACCGTTGCCGCGATGAGTCATATCTCTAAAGTGTCGGCTGACAGTGCTCAGACGACTTCAGCAGCAGCCCAAGAGCAAATGGCGGCGATGGAGGAGATATCGGCATCATCTGCACAGTTATCCAAAACAGCTGAGAACATGCAAGAATTGGTTCGCCGGTTTAAGCTTTAA
- a CDS encoding AraC family transcriptional regulator, giving the protein MNTHHESGQLDANRDCTIIYVGKLADNPHWSFPTHKHDDLHEIIYVTEGKGLFTIDGTKHWAQKGDMLIYNKGTLHEEKSNPEFPLSTFYCGFRFTEGTHKDWVIPPSNEPIIRANRYSDELHSLMQTLFNEFSIREHGYESISGHVLKAILMIIDRLSRQQLPDGESVRSNTLVESIKDYLDTHYRQSIKLKELADQFHIDFYYLIHMYKNHYGTSPYHYLIQRRMGEATRLLVSTNKKVWEIAKLVGYDNPNYFTILFTKTVGESPRSFRKKNQKDMFGDEASHSY; this is encoded by the coding sequence ATGAATACACACCACGAATCCGGCCAACTGGATGCAAATCGAGATTGCACCATTATTTATGTAGGAAAGCTGGCCGACAATCCGCATTGGAGCTTTCCGACGCATAAGCATGACGACCTGCACGAGATTATCTACGTAACTGAAGGCAAAGGATTGTTCACCATCGACGGTACCAAGCACTGGGCTCAAAAAGGCGACATGCTCATTTATAACAAGGGTACTCTTCACGAGGAGAAGTCCAATCCTGAATTCCCGTTATCCACCTTTTATTGTGGGTTTCGTTTTACAGAAGGTACCCACAAGGATTGGGTCATCCCTCCCTCTAACGAGCCGATCATTCGAGCCAACCGATATTCCGATGAGCTTCATTCGTTAATGCAGACTCTCTTCAATGAATTTTCAATCCGGGAACATGGATACGAGTCTATTTCTGGGCATGTGTTGAAAGCTATCCTTATGATCATCGATCGGCTGTCCCGTCAGCAGCTTCCTGATGGAGAGAGTGTCCGGAGTAACACCCTTGTTGAGAGCATTAAGGACTATTTGGATACCCACTATCGGCAAAGCATTAAACTGAAGGAATTGGCAGATCAATTTCACATCGATTTTTATTACTTAATTCATATGTATAAAAATCACTATGGCACCTCGCCTTATCACTACCTGATTCAACGAAGAATGGGTGAAGCCACCCGATTATTAGTCTCAACCAACAAAAAAGTATGGGAAATTGCCAAACTGGTTGGTTACGATAACCCCAATTACTTTACGATTCTATTTACCAAAACAGTTGGTGAATCCCCGCGAAGTTTTCGAAAAAAGAATCAAAAGGATATGTTCGGGGATGAGGCATCACATTCATACTAA
- a CDS encoding MFS transporter, with protein MTRNRENLLILTLTLVSFVLGTTEYVIVGVLKEIESYMKVSLAAAGMLVSGFAIAYAVGTPFAVAFLAKISRRSSILIGFGIVLALNLLTVFSTTFYSLMAIRIVSAVACGLTISLSISIVSDAVNRERRGEAIAWILGGFSIANVLGVPLGTFIGQHLSWSMTFVVTACIGVLPLVFMFRILPRQTTTIAGSFSDQMSLFLKPRILLACLIPVLGNSCIFVVFTYITPLLSETMGVPVQWISAILLIYGACSILSNWIGAKIAKGDFLPKLKRLFVIQAILFLGMSFTVSNVWMGLAFLFLIGCVSSSMSAASQLYLFDVSGTIAPGSKAFASTLLPVAANVGIALGSGVGGIAVNMGGVQWVPPVAVMLALLAFVITQICQRSIQLNSDEATIVKAA; from the coding sequence ATGACTAGAAATAGAGAGAACCTACTTATTTTAACGCTTACGCTTGTCAGCTTTGTATTGGGAACAACCGAGTATGTTATCGTGGGTGTGTTGAAGGAAATTGAAAGTTATATGAAAGTATCACTTGCTGCCGCGGGAATGCTTGTCTCCGGTTTTGCGATTGCATACGCAGTGGGTACACCATTTGCCGTGGCCTTCTTGGCTAAAATATCTAGACGAAGTTCCATATTGATTGGATTCGGGATCGTATTAGCATTAAATCTGTTGACCGTGTTCTCAACAACGTTCTATTCTCTAATGGCCATTCGCATCGTTTCGGCCGTTGCTTGTGGACTTACGATATCGCTTTCGATCTCGATCGTAAGCGACGCAGTGAACCGGGAGCGAAGAGGGGAAGCCATCGCCTGGATTTTGGGCGGATTTTCTATTGCGAATGTGCTAGGTGTTCCGCTCGGTACATTTATCGGACAACATCTGAGCTGGTCCATGACATTCGTCGTTACGGCATGCATAGGTGTTTTGCCGCTGGTGTTCATGTTCCGTATTCTGCCACGCCAAACAACAACGATTGCAGGTTCGTTCAGTGATCAGATGTCTCTCTTTTTAAAACCACGGATATTGCTGGCCTGTCTGATCCCGGTACTGGGAAACAGCTGTATTTTCGTCGTTTTTACGTACATTACGCCACTCCTTAGTGAGACAATGGGTGTCCCTGTACAATGGATTAGTGCCATACTCCTGATCTATGGCGCCTGTAGCATCCTGAGTAACTGGATTGGTGCCAAAATAGCCAAGGGTGACTTCCTACCCAAGCTCAAGCGACTTTTCGTCATCCAAGCCATCCTGTTCCTGGGCATGAGTTTTACCGTTTCTAATGTGTGGATGGGCTTGGCATTCCTGTTCCTGATTGGATGTGTGTCATCCTCGATGAGCGCGGCATCCCAGTTATATTTGTTTGATGTGTCTGGAACGATCGCGCCGGGGTCCAAAGCATTCGCATCTACACTCCTGCCTGTAGCAGCCAACGTGGGTATAGCGCTTGGCTCTGGTGTCGGCGGGATTGCCGTCAACATGGGTGGTGTGCAGTGGGTGCCTCCAGTGGCTGTGATGCTTGCGTTGCTTGCTTTTGTCATTACACAAATATGCCAGCGTTCCATCCAATTGAATTCAGATGAAGCAACCATTGTAAAAGCAGCTTAG
- a CDS encoding gamma-glutamyl-gamma-aminobutyrate hydrolase family protein, with translation MKKPMIGVLPLYDTDKKSYWMLPNYMNAIEEAGGIPIMLPLTTDIEIIATLADEFDGFLFTGGHDLNPELYHEYAEIACGELCIERDIMESNLLQKVIELDKPAFGICRGLQLFNVILGGTLYQDIPTSLQLHVNKIVTHKQSPPYSNLVHDVHIEQNNLLHDILQTDTLQVNSYHHQGIKKLSDKLTAVAVAEDGLVESVVMAGRSFVLAVQWHPEYSYKVDDYSQKLFAAFVNAAKSPRYTIHIEDITA, from the coding sequence ATGAAAAAGCCGATGATCGGTGTTCTGCCTTTGTACGATACAGACAAAAAAAGTTACTGGATGCTTCCGAACTATATGAACGCCATAGAGGAAGCTGGTGGGATTCCAATTATGCTGCCTTTGACAACAGATATCGAGATCATAGCAACTCTGGCTGATGAGTTCGATGGGTTCCTGTTCACGGGGGGACATGATCTCAATCCTGAGCTATATCATGAGTATGCAGAGATTGCCTGTGGGGAGTTGTGTATTGAACGCGATATTATGGAGTCGAACCTGTTACAAAAAGTGATTGAGCTTGATAAGCCTGCCTTTGGCATCTGCCGTGGACTGCAGCTATTTAACGTTATATTGGGTGGAACGTTGTATCAAGACATTCCAACCAGCCTTCAACTTCATGTGAACAAGATCGTTACTCACAAGCAAAGTCCGCCTTACTCGAATCTTGTACATGATGTACATATAGAGCAAAATAATTTGCTTCATGATATCTTGCAAACCGATACGCTACAAGTGAACAGCTATCACCATCAGGGAATCAAGAAGTTATCGGATAAATTAACTGCCGTGGCAGTCGCTGAAGATGGACTCGTTGAGTCGGTAGTCATGGCAGGCCGCTCGTTTGTTTTGGCCGTGCAGTGGCATCCAGAGTATAGCTATAAAGTAGATGACTATAGTCAGAAGTTATTTGCGGCGTTTGTTAATGCTGCTAAATCCCCACGCTATACGATCCATATTGAAGACATAACCGCATAA
- a CDS encoding MMPL family transporter, with protein MSTLLYRVGKTAFSKPATFIIGWVLILGIVISMISINGIHISSEMKIEGTESQKVLDQLAKELPAASGGQGSVVFKAPDNERLDTPERLAAMMKGVNEVYGLDKVINPADYAAEAGNSGATAEMAQNTQATDSAQAATTTPPPYGPLMVDGVPVPGMLISSDGSIALFQFQFTIEQSAITQDVFDSVIQSVMTVEQGTHITVLPGETLKAVSIGVGSAEIVGLVIAVIVLLITLGSVVAAGLPLITALLGVAIGVGGAFSISKFIEMPSVTSVLALMVGLAVGIDYALFIVNRQRRMIIDQGLSAKEATARAIGTSGSAVFFAGLTVIIALCGMLVIGLTFLSTMALVAAATVLINVFVALTLLPALLGLVGERICSAKAREKSTKHPKATSHGVADRWVKFVIKNRWATIIAIIVILGFAATPIAKMEMGIPGASSANLDTDARQSYDAISEGFGEGFNGPLILVAEPNQSSTKVTPELLGGLVMELQGQNNVAQVTPLGMTEDLAIFSLIPKTGPNDALTKTLVNDLRSADSGIAQNYDVKLGVTGLTAVNIDMSAKLAQVFPIYVGIIILLSLIILLLVFRSIIVPIKATIGFLLSILATFGITTAVFQWGWLHSLFGFDTGGPLLSFMPIIVTGILYGLAMDYQVFLVSSMRESYVHGQRGTESVVHGYNQVSRVVVAAAVIMVSVFAGFIFTDDVMIKQIGFTLAVGILIDAFIIRMGLVPAIMAIFGDKAWALPKWLDRILPNLDVEGEKLIASLHAEEHANTKSGLK; from the coding sequence ATGTCTACATTATTATATCGAGTGGGGAAAACCGCTTTTAGCAAACCTGCAACCTTCATTATTGGCTGGGTTTTAATTCTGGGAATTGTCATCTCCATGATCAGCATCAATGGTATTCACATCAGTTCTGAAATGAAGATTGAAGGTACAGAGTCGCAGAAGGTTCTGGATCAATTGGCAAAAGAACTACCAGCCGCCTCTGGCGGTCAAGGAAGCGTTGTGTTCAAAGCACCGGACAACGAGCGTTTGGATACGCCTGAACGTTTGGCGGCCATGATGAAAGGTGTTAATGAAGTTTACGGATTAGACAAAGTCATTAACCCTGCGGACTACGCAGCTGAAGCGGGTAATTCAGGTGCTACAGCTGAGATGGCTCAGAATACTCAGGCTACTGATTCGGCGCAAGCCGCAACAACCACACCTCCTCCCTATGGACCTTTAATGGTGGATGGTGTTCCTGTACCTGGCATGCTGATCTCTTCGGACGGCAGTATCGCACTGTTCCAGTTCCAATTTACAATCGAACAGTCTGCCATCACGCAAGATGTATTTGATTCCGTGATTCAGTCCGTTATGACAGTAGAGCAAGGAACCCATATTACGGTGCTGCCGGGCGAAACGCTCAAAGCGGTATCAATTGGGGTCGGCTCGGCTGAGATTGTTGGACTGGTCATTGCTGTGATTGTATTGCTGATCACCCTTGGCTCCGTCGTTGCAGCAGGTCTGCCTCTGATCACAGCACTCCTCGGTGTTGCCATTGGAGTTGGTGGTGCGTTCTCGATCTCCAAATTCATTGAAATGCCTAGTGTCACTTCCGTTCTGGCTCTTATGGTTGGGTTGGCTGTCGGAATCGACTATGCGCTCTTCATTGTCAATCGCCAGCGTCGAATGATTATTGATCAAGGCTTAAGCGCAAAAGAAGCAACGGCAAGAGCCATTGGCACATCAGGCAGCGCGGTATTTTTTGCCGGATTAACGGTTATTATCGCACTGTGCGGTATGCTTGTCATCGGTCTCACCTTCTTGTCTACGATGGCTTTGGTCGCAGCTGCCACCGTGCTCATCAACGTATTCGTTGCTTTAACCCTGTTGCCGGCTTTGCTGGGATTGGTAGGAGAACGCATCTGTTCCGCCAAAGCTCGTGAGAAAAGCACGAAACATCCTAAAGCCACTAGCCACGGAGTTGCGGACAGATGGGTGAAATTCGTTATCAAGAATCGTTGGGCTACCATTATCGCCATCATCGTCATTCTTGGTTTTGCGGCGACACCGATCGCCAAAATGGAAATGGGTATCCCTGGCGCTTCTTCAGCGAATCTCGATACAGACGCAAGACAGAGTTATGATGCCATCTCGGAAGGCTTCGGAGAAGGATTCAACGGACCACTTATTCTGGTCGCAGAGCCTAATCAATCTTCCACCAAAGTCACGCCGGAACTCTTGGGCGGTCTGGTAATGGAGCTTCAAGGTCAAAACAACGTTGCACAGGTTACACCGCTTGGGATGACAGAAGATTTGGCGATCTTTAGTCTCATTCCAAAAACAGGTCCTAACGATGCGCTAACTAAAACACTGGTCAATGATCTGCGCTCGGCTGATTCTGGTATCGCACAGAACTATGATGTGAAACTCGGAGTTACTGGACTTACAGCTGTTAACATCGATATGTCAGCCAAACTGGCGCAGGTGTTCCCTATTTATGTAGGCATTATCATCCTGCTATCACTGATCATCCTGTTACTCGTATTCCGTTCGATCATCGTTCCCATCAAAGCAACAATTGGCTTCCTGCTTAGTATCCTGGCTACATTCGGAATCACGACTGCTGTATTCCAATGGGGCTGGCTGCATTCGCTCTTTGGTTTCGATACCGGCGGCCCGCTGCTGAGCTTTATGCCGATCATCGTGACAGGTATCCTGTACGGCCTCGCGATGGACTATCAGGTCTTCCTCGTTAGCTCCATGCGCGAGTCATATGTTCATGGTCAACGCGGAACCGAATCCGTCGTTCATGGGTACAACCAGGTTAGTCGCGTGGTTGTTGCCGCAGCGGTGATCATGGTCTCTGTATTCGCAGGATTCATCTTCACCGATGATGTCATGATCAAGCAGATTGGTTTCACCTTGGCGGTAGGCATTCTGATTGATGCTTTCATCATCCGTATGGGCTTGGTCCCTGCCATCATGGCTATTTTTGGAGACAAAGCTTGGGCACTTCCGAAATGGCTGGATCGCATCCTGCCGAACCTGGATGTTGAAGGCGAGAAGCTGATTGCTTCCCTTCATGCTGAAGAGCATGCCAACACCAAGTCTGGATTAAAATAA
- a CDS encoding TetR/AcrR family transcriptional regulator, with translation MTKRNLRHLKKEATERALAVAAFELTLEHGLDGFTVEDIVHQVGCSRRTFANYFTCKEEAVARGATSVQNTTELEALLTEMPENVSLLDVLYDLIKMQLTTELIGRLHQLLSLSQTYPVLEPHYLGAMHRMQTQAQETLLDLSNGKHDEIYTYLLINAMYGTILPLIDGRLNVLLPGQTITEDTKPGAVTFDQFLETMFGHLRTGFEQANHPHSS, from the coding sequence ATGACCAAAAGAAACTTGCGACATTTGAAAAAAGAAGCAACTGAAAGGGCGCTTGCTGTTGCTGCATTTGAACTTACCCTTGAACATGGCCTTGATGGCTTTACGGTGGAAGATATCGTACATCAGGTGGGTTGTTCACGTAGAACATTTGCAAACTACTTCACATGTAAAGAAGAAGCCGTAGCAAGAGGCGCAACATCCGTTCAGAATACAACGGAACTCGAAGCTTTACTTACCGAAATGCCCGAAAATGTCTCCTTGCTTGACGTACTGTATGACCTGATCAAAATGCAGCTTACAACAGAACTAATAGGAAGACTACATCAGCTACTATCGCTATCCCAGACCTATCCCGTGCTTGAACCGCATTACCTTGGAGCCATGCACCGCATGCAGACGCAGGCACAAGAAACCTTATTAGACTTATCTAACGGAAAGCACGACGAGATTTATACTTATCTTCTAATTAATGCAATGTACGGCACCATACTGCCATTAATTGATGGAAGACTCAATGTGTTGCTGCCCGGACAAACCATTACTGAAGATACCAAGCCCGGTGCTGTAACGTTCGATCAATTTTTAGAAACCATGTTTGGTCACTTGCGAACAGGATTCGAACAAGCTAACCATCCACATTCATCTTAG
- a CDS encoding TetR/AcrR family transcriptional regulator, whose amino-acid sequence MSSRKQSLLETALALFLEHSYANTTIQMILDQSGVSKGTFYKFFSSKEDCLYSIIDQRMQEDVFIRKELEQNHYTSDYDLLVDQIAIPMSVPNKERVWELYWTGFYSGEINSAKLATVQLNWLSTRLIQVYGKDISLYANEGAILCYGILHQIANTSRSLNTPKPVWSEVVPKVLTYIEVILRTMHQRNEHIFDFQSLYFLNADERNRDMGMDIDTLLEELEEFNKRVQKSKESAPLKQISKGLLALLQDKEDLNIPVIEVVLQAFHKEYKSNTFHAEANRLTEACWWFLELVKQRH is encoded by the coding sequence ATGAGTAGTCGTAAACAAAGTTTATTGGAAACAGCACTTGCACTATTTTTAGAGCATAGCTATGCAAATACAACAATTCAGATGATCTTGGATCAATCGGGTGTATCCAAAGGCACATTCTACAAATTCTTCAGTTCGAAAGAAGACTGTTTATATTCGATTATTGATCAGCGTATGCAAGAGGATGTTTTCATTCGTAAAGAGCTTGAGCAAAATCACTATACATCGGATTATGACTTGCTCGTAGATCAGATTGCTATTCCTATGTCCGTACCTAATAAAGAGCGAGTATGGGAATTATATTGGACTGGTTTTTATTCCGGGGAGATCAACTCAGCGAAACTAGCTACAGTTCAGCTAAATTGGCTGTCTACACGCTTGATTCAGGTGTACGGGAAGGACATCAGCTTGTATGCCAACGAAGGTGCAATATTGTGCTATGGCATATTACACCAGATTGCCAACACTTCGAGAAGTCTAAATACGCCAAAACCGGTATGGAGCGAAGTGGTTCCCAAAGTATTAACGTACATTGAAGTGATACTAAGAACAATGCACCAGAGAAATGAACATATTTTCGACTTTCAGTCTCTCTATTTCCTGAATGCGGACGAGCGTAACCGTGACATGGGGATGGATATCGATACTCTGCTGGAGGAATTGGAAGAGTTCAATAAGCGTGTTCAAAAATCCAAGGAATCTGCACCATTGAAGCAAATTTCGAAAGGGCTTTTGGCGCTTTTACAGGACAAAGAGGATTTAAATATTCCTGTAATTGAAGTTGTACTTCAAGCATTCCACAAAGAGTACAAATCCAATACTTTTCACGCAGAAGCCAATAGATTGACCGAAGCTTGCTGGTGGTTTTTGGAACTGGTGAAACAACGTCATTAA